From the genome of Phaeodactylum tricornutum CCAP 1055/1 chromosome 9, whole genome shotgun sequence:
CATGGACTCATGACGACGTAGGTGTCAATAAAATTTTCTGAATTGTTACATAGTTTATACATAGTATTGCAAGTAGTCCAAAAGGTTAGCAAGGTAGCACTTTTGAAAGCTTTTGCTATTCAATGTCCACAGGCGAGGGCAAGGCTCTGTCGTGACGAGACAGTCAGAGGTGTCATCGTGTAGCCCTTGGCCGCGCAGACCAAAGCGTACTCTTGCTGCAAAAGTTGTGCCCCAGAGAGGCCAGTTACCTCCTGTAAACGATGTCGCCTTTCCCCGTAGCTGAGGCGTAAGTCCGCGTTCCGGCGCTTGGAACCAACACGTTCGTGCATTTCAAAATCGACAATCTCGAGGTCCGTGTGGGACCAGTCGCACTGCAACGCCATGCCGCCCAAGCAGCAAGGATGATCTCCTAGCACAATTTCGTGCGTTCGGATTTCCAAAATGTCCGAAAAAGCAACTTTCTTGCTATCGATTCGTTTTTCCAGCTCCTGAACAAAAGGCTTGGATGATGTCTCATcggaaaaaggaaacatcCGCGAAGAAGTAGGAGACGGAGGGGGAGATCTCGATCTTGATGTAGGAGTCAATCGCTCTTCATAAATGGTGGATTTAAAATATGATTGTGACGGAGTAGAATTAATCATAATCGTATCTTCTCCGACGACTGGATAGTCAGACCAATCAAAGGTTTCCTTTGCATGGCTGACCTCCCGCAGCGCTTCGATAGAGCACGAAACGGTCGGCTCGACGGAACTTGAAATGAGAGACATGAGGGAGTAGCACTCTTGTGTGGCGAGACGGGGAGAGGAATTAGCCATGATTTTAAGTAGTGGTCGCTTCGTATTTTTGTGAGAGCAATGTTTGCGAAAGGCCTGGTGGGCGGGTTTCGTAGCCAAGAGAGTGAGTGGTCTTGCTTCGCGTTACCACCAaactgtcaatggctctggctcacagtcaacccgAATGGACAAGTTCCGACCCCTTCTCCACCTCACCGCTCCGGAGGCAACGTGTGCTCGCAGTTGTACTATTCGTTTTTCGGAAAGTAAACGCAGGCGTCATTTCGGCTTCTTCACACTATCAATAAAAGAGTAGATATCTGTAGGTCAATGATATGTTGGGACTTTAGTCTTCGAAATGTTGCATGTCCGATGGTGAAATTTCAATACTTCCCTTGTAGAGACTAGCACTTTTCCTTAAGAAGATAAACGATGAAGTATATTGATTTGAAAATACAATCCCAAGGAGTAGTACGTTTCGGAGGGAGACAGAAACATACGTCATCTGGTTTCTGAACCACGTTGATAGCATCATCGATTGCATATATATATGTTCGCCGGCCTTCCAGGTATCTTGGCTTCAAGAACGAGTCCTATTACCCAAAGCGTCATACTTGATTTTAGTTGATACGTCAGATCACTCGAAAAACCACATGAGAATGTCCATGGCCGAAACAAACGACGATCGTGACCTCAGATATCTCTATTCACTCTCAGTTACAGTCAATTCACAGTAAAATATACAGACAATCTTCCGCAGCTCTGCATTATCCTGTATGAAACTTCTCTGCCATTCGTTCGAGCGTGGACGTTATTGCCTCTGATTTTTGGAAGGCACTTGACGAattgtattgactgtgaggattACTTTCTGTTCTCAAAACAAGCTTGATCTTTTTTCTTGACGTAAGGTCTCCTCCAACGGTATTGGTATAAGCCACCTCCGGTAATTGAGGCTTTTCCCGATTGACAGCTGTTCCAGTTGCTTCACACACCCCAACGGTCCGCGGTTTacaagatgatgaagaaggAGGACCACGCCTAATTCTTTCAGATGTTTCTAACGCAGTTTATTTGGAAGGGTTGCTGGGCCCCATACAAAATCCGTTATATGTACCAACGAATGTGCGAAGATCGTTTCGACCCTGCGGCACAATTCAAAAAGTGATGCAGAGTGTACAACTTTGCAGTGGATTCGTTAAACACCAGCGGTTGCGTTGCATGAATACTACTAGCACGACACGAAAGCCGGAAAACGCAAAATGTGAGGCCACCTCACATCGACAGTACAATGTTGCCAGACGGAATGACTCGAAGAATGACTATTTTCTATTGGTCGATTGAGGAAGCATTTACATGTATATTATATCAATTCACCAACGATGTCGTAACGGATAGAATGATTAAAGAAAGCTGCCTTTCCCGCCTAAAATTATTTACGGCCAAAGCCCAACCAATTTTGGCAAATGCCTTTTCTCGAAATATGATTTGAACCGACTGGAAATCAATCCTTTTGTCGCGACCGTCGCGGAGGTCGAAACAGAAACAGTGATAGTTGCGATACTAGCTATCGGCAGGCAACAAGGCAAGCTACGGTGCAAAGAAGAGGCACTTGTGCGTCAAAAGCATATTGCACTATGAGAAACCGCCGGCTGATTGCGCGTGCTGTTGCGTTATTGTGTTTGGCTTCCCAGTACAGTCATGCATCGGTACGAGAGATCAAACTGTTAAGGGACCCGAGAAATACAGAACCCAGTAACCGTCATCAAGGTTTCCTTAACAGACTTCGGCGGCTGTGGGCGCTTAGCGACGTCGAAGTCCAGCAGTTGATTTTCGAGCGTCATACCGAAGACCCTCCGGAGAAAAAGGCGACGGTCTCACCAGCACCCTTTAGTTCGTCTACTCCTAGTGAACCACAAGTGCCCGTTGTTACAACCGCTTTTCCAACCACTAGTCCCTTAACAACTTTGGGTCCAACTGTAAATCCTTCTGACTCCGGTGGAGTTACTTTTAGTCCGACACTGTCAGGAACGGCTGCTACCGGTGGACCTTCGATAGCGGAGCCCGACTCATTCACGGAGTCGCCGGGAGGAATGGGGACTCCCGAACCCACTGACATCGGTGAAACGACTTCAAGTCCGACAACGTCAGGAATATCTGCTACCGGTGGTCCTTCGACGGCTTCGCCGGACTCGTCCACGGATTCACCTGGAGGGTTGGGAACTTTAGAACCCACAGTTCTACCTACAGCAGGTCCGGGCACTTCTGAAACAATAATTCCAACGGTTTCCGACGAAAGTCCCAGCATAGCGCCAGAGGAATCAGGCTCCTCTCCACCAGTTGCAGAAGTGTCTACTATTGCACCGACGATATTAGATGGGGCTTCCAACGTTCCGAGCTCTATATTACCTGAAACGGTTGAAAGCTTTTTGAATCGCACTTTGACAACTGATGGCTCGATGCAAATTGAGGGTACGCCTCAATTCAAAGCATTACAAGCGCTAACAAGAAGCTTTCCAAATTTGGACCCGACAAACGGAACAGCCTCAAAAACGGAAATAACACAGGTGTACTCCCTCAATACGCTCTTTTTCAGTACCAATGGAACGGATTGGATAAATCGAACTGGATGGGGAGAACAGACTTTGCCATGTGGGACCGAGCAAGACGCACCTTGGGCTGGTGTGACTTGCGAAACTGTTGGAATTGGGGGAATTGCCGAAGTCGCAGAAATCAACTTGTCGTCCAATGACATGTTTGGTGAACTTCCATCTGAAGTTCGGGGGTTGACTTCGCTTGGTAAGACTTCACTTTTAGAGCTGGGGAGCCCAAAGGTTACCGGAGCAAGATATCTCACTCGGTTCCTTTATTTTGATCAGTTTCGTTTCAAGTATCCGACAATGACCTGTTCGGAGGCCTGCCGTTCCAAATCAGCGAGCTGACAGCGTTGACATCCTTAAATTATAGCGCTAACTTTCTCAATGAAAGTCTTCCTACGCAGATTGGGCTCATGACGACCTTGCTCGAATTTTCCGCTTTCTTCAACTTCCAAATAGGAGAAATACCGACAGAGATCGGAAACCTGGTGAACCTGACAACGCTACGCCTTGACGAGAATGTGTTCACAGGAGCAATTCCAACTGAACTCGCCAACATATTTGCCCTCGGTAAGTACCAATGAATGCCCAAAGTTTTTCCGGTAATTTTTTTTCTCACAGTAGCTGATTCTTATCCTTAGAACGCCTTTATCTAAATAACAATGCGCTGAATGGAACAATACCGAACATGTTGGGTGATTTGAATAATCTACAGGAGTTCTACTTTAATAACAATGAGCTTGCGGGTAAAATTCCTTCGCAATTGGAAAGAATGAGCAATCTGACGGATTTCGTCGGTTTCCTTAATTTTTTAACGGGGTCCATCCCCGAAGTTTTCGGTTCGCTTTCAAGTCTACAGCGCTTAGACGTGAGTGATAACTTTCTGGCCGGAACACTGCCTGCAGCAATCTTTTCGAGCGAAACTTTGCAGGAATTAGACTTAGCACGAAACACATTTCTTGGTGGCATCCCTCTAGTTGTGATCAACCAGTCGAGTCTCGAAATAATTGATCTGCAGGAAAATCAACTGACGGGAACGCTTTCCGAAGCGGTAGGTTCTTTGACTGCTTTGAAAAGCCTTTTGTTGAACAACAACTTCCTTTCGGGCATTGTCCCTGCCGTCCCAGCAGCACTTGAACAATTACATCTAGGGAcaaatttcttctttggcgcAATTCCATCTGAGATTGGTAGTACAACAGGCTTGAAACAGCTCAGACTAGACGCAAATACCTTCAATGGAACCATCCCTGTCGAGATCTCCCTGCTCGGAGACCTGGAAGTTCTAAATATTTCTGGCAATTCATTTTTTTCAGGTCTCCCTAGTCAACTTGGAGCATTATCAAGTCTACGAGAACTCGATGTCAGTGCGTCAGGATTAAACGGAACCATACCAGCAGCTTTTTTCTCACTTTCGCTACTTGAAAAGCTGTCCTTGGCAGACAACGCCTTAGAGGGAACGATTCCTACTCCAGCGCGATCAGCATCTCCTACGCTTCTTGAGATGCGcctcaacaacaacaaattaAGAGGATCTATACCAGCTACAATTGCTGGGTCAACAAACCTGAGTAAGTAAGAAATTGTGAATACAAGTGCATTGTTGAGATCGGAACTAACAATGTCACGATGTTAAATTCTGTCCTTTCAGCTTTGTTGGATCTAAGTGGCAACGAGCTGACGGGGGATATCCCAGTAGAAATTTACGACGTGGTGGAGCTAAGAGATCTGAATTTTGGAGCCAATCTTTTATTTGGCCCCATTCCTACGCAGTTTGgggcattgacaaagcttgAGAGGCTAGTTATTGGACCAAACTTCTTCTCAGGCACTATCCCGAGTGAAATAGGAGAGCTATTGGAACTAGTAGAATTTCGAATGCCTACAAATTTCTTCAACGGAACAATTCCGACAGAGTTTGGGAAACTCACCAAACTTACAGTTTTGGATTTATCGAACAATTTGGTAGACGGTACTGTTCCTTCTCAGCTTGGCAATATCACAACTCTGCGAGAAGTGCTACTAGGGGTGACGGGTCTATCAGGCTCTGTCCCGGCTGAATTATGTGCCATTGCTGCTGACCCGACTTTGGCGCTGGATATACTAGTGGTTGACTGCGCAAACAACCCACCTACAATAACCTGTGCTGTGCCTCTGTGCTGCTCTTCCTGTACGAACGTGACTGCATCAACCGCTCGGCAGTAGGACAGCTACAAGAATATAAACAAATATAGAGTGGAATGTTTCATTTTTAGTTGTGATCTTGTCGTTTCGACTGAATACGATACGAAGTAAGCTGTCAAAATCTATTTTTCAAGTTCATGCTTGGCGTCTGAGCTAATGAAGTCCAGCAAGTCTATCCGGGAAACGATGCCACTGACTACGCTGCGAGTCACAACTTCGGAATGATTTGCCTTTGTCGAACTCTCCTCCGACAAAGCTTCTACATTTCCATCtccattcacagtcggtTTCCGTTTCTTTGAGGCCACCGAGAAACAACGTTGCTCCGTCACTATCAAAGCAAACGGATCGTGGTCCAGAGCTTGAGCCAACTCATCCAACGTATCGCTCATGCTGAACTTATGAAACGTGTGGTAGATGACACCTGCATCCGCTACCGACGTATCGGGATCGCATCGTCCTAATAGCAACTTGCTCGTCATGTTACCCTCCGTCACAACACCCACGACATTCCCGTCGTCTAAGACTGGCACCATATCGAAACCCTCTCGTTTTAACAGCAAAATAGCATCCTTGCAACTGACATCGCTGGTGATTGTCAAAGGAATGCTGAGATTTAAATCACAAACTCTTTTCGTGGCCCACCAAGAAGAATATGACTTGGCCTTGATAATTTTTCCATCCGCGAATCCATTGTCACGGACCCAATCGTCATTGAGACCTTTGCTCATGTAATTGCGGACAGAGTCGGGCAAAATGATGACGCAGCGTTGTCCAGCTTTCAAGCTTCGCGCAGCCTTGAGCGCGCCCGCGACGGCCGCACCACAACTACCCCCACAGAGTAAACCTTCTTCTCGAATTAAGCGCCGCATTGCAACAAAACTTTCGGCATCATTGGACTTGTACCAATGATCGACAACGCTGCGATCAAGAACGTTGGGAATGAAATCGTAGCCAATGCCTTCGACGTGATACGATTCCAAACGACGTTTGTCATTGAGAGAATCCGGAATGGCCAAGATGCTACCTTCTGGGTCGACACCAATAATTTGAATATCCGGATTGTGTTCTTTTAAACGCTTGGCAATACCGGTTAGCGTCCCGCCTGTACCGGCTCCAGCCACCAACATGTCAACTTTGCCACCCGTTTGGCGTAGAATTTCTTCCGCAGTCCCGTAGTAGTGTGCATTCGGATTCGATGGATTCGAATACTGATCCAGAATGTGTGAATTGGGGATTTCAGATTGTAGACGACGTGCGACGGATATGTGTGAATCCGGTGCGTCGTACGCGGCTTCGGTCGGCGTTCGGATAATTTCGGCCCCCAGGGCCTTCAGAACATCTACCTTTTCTTTCGACATTTTTTCGGGCATTGTAATAATACAGCGGTATCCCCGAACGGCAGCTGTTAAGGCTAGCCCAATTCCAGTATTACCGGACGTAGGCTCAATCAAGGTGTCGCCAGGTTTAATTTTACCGGCCTTTTCTGCGTCCAAAACCATTTGTCGGCCGATTCGGTCCTTGACAGATCCACCAGCGTTGAAGAACTCGCACTTGGCAAGCAATTCACATGGTAAATCGGCTCCAACATGATTCAAGCGTACCAGCGGTGTACCTCCAATCGCTTCAAGAATATCGTCGCAGATGCGATCCATTCGGGGACAACCGCTGCCGACAAGAGCATTCGGCTCCTGGCTTGTGGCTGCGACGTTCGGACACGATTGCTGGCGATGCTTTTGCGAAGAGGTCATGATCAAATCAAATTATCTACACTTCACAAACGAATAGCTAGCCGGTCGCTTCACTTTACGATCCAGATATTGGCAACGGCAGGATCGTGATGAATCTCTCTTAAATGTTGAAGCAGAACACCGACGTCGTCTGATGTCAAGATTCCTGACTATGAACGACTCTTCGAAAAGTAGACTAACGGATAGTATACGCGTCGATTCTCTTTGACTGTGGCTTTacattcgcagtcaatcGTCCCGACAAGGTGAGGCGGACAAACATGTTTTGCTTACACTTATTGATTTATCTTATCAGCGATCATAAAAGTGTGTGTGTCGTACGACACGAAATTGTATCGACATTGAACAGTGAATTGGAATGGGTGTCGTTTGATGCAGGCATAGGTATCTTTGCTACTTAGGTTTCGTTGATAGTTACAGTAATTGCGTTGTCCTTCTCTGTCAAGCATCCCAAGCACTCATAGATGTTGcatattagaaaactgcaacgataacgggctaaaacgtgtctgtgggaccaaaggattgtagatacgataaaagacgtaaaacaaagacttataagcataaacccaagataaagggataaagaaccccgatatgcttgtcgtagggtttttctagtcccctcacattgagaccatgaacataaacttggcgaaatgtgtcccctcaaaaccaccaTGGGAAAAATggggaaccaaataaaaataaaacttcgacactgcatgcaatgacaaatataatgcaaatgcaatttgtcccaacactgaacctgttgagaacgggaaagtcggcaaacccttcttctaaacttgaatcaccataaaatacttcgtatgatagcctgtctcactggacctgtttgaaccttcgtaagtatatccgctaaatttgactctgatggttcatatgcaatcttgatcactttcatggcaacattctctcgtacgaaatgatacgctatcgcgttacttttcttcttcaacactgactctggtgccgtagtattgtaaacaaccgacatattatcacaaagaactttagccggaccatcaataggaatacccatcatacgtaacttgtatcgtagaccttgtatcatctcagtagcatTCTTTAATACAacaaatcaccctacctttgatcccgctacctcagcttagaacagtgggtctgataaactagaaaactgcaacgataacgggctaaaacgtgtctgtgggaccaaaggattgtagatacgataaaagacgtaaaacaaagacttataagcataaacccaagataaagggataaagaaccccgatatgctcgtcgtagggtttttctaatATTGGACCATATTGCGCCACATCCTGAAAACGATCATACATTATAATGTTCGATGTGATGGTATGTCACGATATGCCGAATTTACACAATACCAACAGGATGTCTACGGGCATCGACTACGCGTGCTATTCAAATCAGCTACACAAAGAACAATACCAAATGAGATTTCAGGATAATTAGCTCAGTTGGTAACCTGGCCGATCCTGGCCTCCAGCGCTGCAATCTTTGCTTCCAATTCCGCAACCGCGGGAGTTTTGGGAGCGGCAATCACAATCTCAGCAGCTGTCGAGGTTCCAACTTCGTCAGTCACACATCCTTCACTGGCAGTCGCAACGCACTGGATGTACTTAAAGAGGGTTCCCTGCGTCGCTCGGAGAGGTGGCGGCGTCCATTCTGTTCTTCGCTTCTCccattcttcgtccgaaATCAACAGATCAATGGTTCGTTGTTCAGCACGAGCATCAATGCGGATGGGGTCACCATTCTTAACGAGGGCAATGGGTCCACCAACCTGCGCTTCGGGAGTGATGTGTCCGATACAGAAGCCGTGACTTCCACCACTGAACCGACCATCGGTCAAAAGCGCCACTTTGTCTCCGAGCCCAGCGCCCATGATCGCACTTGTGGGTGTCAGCATCTCTGGTAAGCCCGGGCCACCCTTTGGCCCTTCATATCTAATGATGACCACGTCGCCTGCCTTAATTTCCTTGTTTTCCAAACCACGCATCATCAATTGCTCATTGTCGTACACACGCGCAGTTCCAGTGAACGTTTCTCCTTCCTTACCGGTAATCTTGGCGACACCACCTCCGGGACAGAGATTTCCATACATCATCATCAAGTGACCAGTCTTTTTCACGGGGTCAGAAAGAGGACGGATGATGTCCTGTCCGGGTGTGAGTCCGGGATGATCCTTCAAGTTTTCGGCGTGTGTTTTCCCGCTAACGGTCATTTGGCTTCCATCAAACAAACCATTGTCAATCATGAACTTGATCAATCCAGGAGTTCCGCCAATATTCTGGACATCTTCCATGACGTATTTGCCGGAAGGTTTTAAGTCAGCCAAGAATGGTGTTTGATTGGAGATTCGTTGGAAGTCTTCCAACGTGATTGCTACTTCTGGATTCTGAACCGAGCGACTCATAGCAATCAAGTGTAAGACAGCGTTGGTGGATCCACCCGTGACCATGACCATACGCATGGCATTCTCGAAAGCCGCCTTGGTCATGATATCACGAGGCTTAAGATCAAGTTCCAAAAGGCGATACATGGCTTCCCCCGAACGATAGCACTCAtcagccttttccttggaatccgccggcgacgacgatgaataCGGAAGGGACATGCCTGTAGATCAAGTCACGTGAGAATCACTACATGATCCAAGGGAAGAAAAAAATCCGAGCACGTACCGAGGGCTTCAATCGCGGTGGCCATTGTATTTGCGGTATACATTCCTCCACAGGCTCCTTGTCCGGGACATGCGTGCTGCAGAATTTCCTTGCGCTCCTCCTCCGTAATCTTATCGTAAACATACTCTCCGTAAGACTGAAAGGCGCTGACAATGTCGAGACTGTTTCCAGTAGACGGCTGCTTTCCAGCCCGAATAGTTCCTCCATAGACCATGATACCCGGTCGGTTCAAGCGTCCCATGGCCATGATACAGCCCGGCATGTTTTTGTCACATCCCGGCAAGGCAATCAATCCATCGTACCATTGTCCTCCCATAGTCGTTTCCATGGAATCCGCAATCAAATCGCGCGACTGTAACGAATACCGCATACCGGAGGTGCCCATACTGATACCGTCGGAAACACCCACCGTGTTGAAGCGGTAGCCTACGCAGGAGGCGTCTTCGACTCCTTTTTTGACCTTTTCGGAAAGATCTAAAAGGTGCATGTTGCAAGGATTGCCTTCGTACCAGACGGAGCAGATGCCAACCTGAGGTTTGTCGAGATCTTCCTCCGTAATACCCGTCGCGTACAGCATCGCCTGCGACGCACCCTGGACCTTGGTTTGCGTCAAGGTTCTGCAAATTGAAAATATAGGAACACGTGCGTGTGTAAGCTAGCTACTCTGTGTTGTTTAGTGCACCTTTGTTCTTCGGCAACGCTCACTTTACCCTCTTCTACGAACAATCCGACGGAGTATTGTCCCATGTCGCGATGGCATACACTCACCGACTGTACTTATTCAAGACGGGCTTTTCATCATGGCCTTCCGAATCCATTCGGAGgtgcgtcgtcgtcttggacGACGATCTTCCCACACTTTGTAAGCTGAAGGCCTGGGCAAAGCCCAGCGTGAATCCAAAGTATCCCAGAACGAACTTCATGATGAACCTTGTTCGCGATGGAATGGATAAACCGAGACCTATTGGAGTTTTGTCGTAGACGCCGAATCTTTCGTGATGGGCTGCAGCACCGACCCCTGCGAGTGTCACTTTCCGAACCAAAATCTGGTGCCTCTTTTCTTGGTCCTCACGCGATCCTACCAGTGAGACGTGCAGTGGGCCAGACGTGTTTCGGAACGTTGGCACGTTTGTTTGTCTGTTTGTATGGCGGTGCCTCCACCTACTACTGTGTCCGCTCTCGACGTGTTGATCGGATATTTCGTCTGTTCGCGCCAAACTTTACAAGCCGTGGAACCAACGGAAGACAACAGacacagacacacacacacacacacacactcgtAACGTATAAATCGTTTCTCAGTTGGTACATTCCCTGAACGTTCTGCGTCCATCGTCACCATGGCTGCCGCAGTAGAACAACAGCAGTACGAAAACCCGGTTGCCCAGGAGTTCCAACAGGAAGGAGGAGCCGAAGAGGAAGTCGAGGTACGTCCAACAATGCAACCGATCCCCCACACGGAATTCCGTCATTTTCCGTGACGCTGCCGTTGCTCGTAGAATATGTACCAGGACTACGCAAAACTGCCGCCGACCAGTCCCAGCCCTTCTCACTCGCAACGTTTTTGCTTCTCGTGCCACGACAGGTTGCGGTATCGTACCAAACATTGGATGTTTTACAGGAGCACGGTATCGCTGCCAACGACATTCAAAAGCTCAATGCGGCGGGATATCACACGGTTGAATCGGTACGTCTTCCTTTGGTGGAGTAATTGAGAAGTCCCAATTGTCGCATTCCGTTACGACACGCGATCTTCTCTGCACACCTACATTGCTCTCACTAGACATTTCTCGTTTCCTCGTTCCGTCAGATTGCCCACGCGACGATTCGTAAGCTTTCCGATGTCAAGGGAATTTCGGAAGCAAAAGTGCTCAAGCTCAAAGAGATTACCAAATCTATGGTACCCATGGATTTCAAAACGGCTGCCGATGCGCTGGAAGACCGCAAGTGCGTACTTTTGTAGTGATCACTCATACGCAACATACGGAGTCTCCTGTCTTTATTCGTCTCACACGATTTTTCTTCCTTTGAATCAGGGCTCTTGTCACGCTCACCACAGGGTCCATCGAActcgacaagcttttggaaggtgGTGTTGAAACCGGGTCCATCACGGAAGTATTTGGGGAATTTCGTACCGGCAAGACCCAACTTTGCCACACGCTGTGTGTTACCTGTCAAATGGCAGTCACCGAAGGCGGCGCCGAAGGAAAGGCGATCTACATCGACACGGAAGGAACCTTCCGTCCCAATCGCCTCCAAGCTATTGCCGAACGCTTCGGTTTGGACCCTACCGTCGCCCTCGAAAACGTGGCCTACGCCCGAGCACACAATTCTGAGCACCAGGCTGAGCTGCTCAAATTAGCCGCAGCGATCATGTCGCAGGATCGCTACGCCCTTCTCGTGGTTGACAGCGCGACGGCTCTCTTTCGTACAGACTACACCGGCCGCGGTGAACTTTCTGAGCGGCAAATGCAAATGGCACAATTTTTGCGTCAATTGACCCGATTGGCCGAAGAATTCGGTGTCGCTGTTTTTATCACCAACCAAGTGGTGGCCAACCCGTAAGTCCCAACGATCGTCTTCGAATTTTGTCTCTGCGCAAGCGCGCCTAACAGTGACCAGTCTGACACAGATGTCTGTTTTTATCATTCTCTTCAGTGACGGCATGAGTTTTGCCAAGGACAGCACCAAGCCCATCGGCGGAAATATTATGGCACACGCATCGACCACGCGGCTTCGGCTACGCAAAGGACGTGGTGACAATCGTATTTGTACCGTCTTTGATAGCCCTACGTTGCCCGAAGCTGACGCCCAATTCGCCGTCGGCGCCCAAGGTGTCTGTGACGCACAGGACTAGAAACAAACAAGGATCCGACAGACCACATGCGCATCTTTCGAAGCGCTTTCCACCATGTTTGTGAAAAACTGGTGCGTTTTCACTTCTGTTTGGAGAATGCCGTTTCTTGCCAGGCGCCTAAAGTAGAAAGGTAGCTTTGGATGGATCTTCCTTTTTCGCTTCGGATAACATTTTAGAAGAACATTCATCACCCTCTCGTGACTAGACTTTTACCTACGGAGAGAAGAGGTCGGACGAGGTTATCCATCCAGTGCAAAGGTCGAATGCTGGCCACGAACTAGTAGGCTTAGCTGCGTTTTCCTACTGTATGTCAGCAATAGTTCAGGTAGTACGGCACTCACGACGAAAAGGGCGAGAGGAGCATAAAACAAATTGGTGTGATCAATaaactttccaaagacgAGAAGGGGTAACAAAGACGTTGTCTCTGAACAGCAGTGACGACTTTATGTGTGTGCACGGCCTCCACCTTGCAAAGTGTTTCCTAGTTCGAGAAAGCGAGGCGAGAGGGAGAGGGTAGAGACTGTTTTAGAGAAAGTAGCACAGTGGCCTCTTATGAGTTTGCATACAGCACCCGAAGGAAGAAAAATGCCGACGATGGGAATACACATCTACCTCTTTAGTAGAGAATGGTGTCATGAAAAGTAGCAAGGTTGGATTCTAATCAGCGAAGACGGCTTTTTTGATACCAAAAAACAACCAGGTGTTGACTCTATTTCCGTTTTTCATGGACTCACTAAACAACCGTGCCCCTGCTTCTGCCGGTAAGAGTACGACCGTACTGGCAGCCAAAGTTGCAGTCACCAATCCGTATGCGTGC
Proteins encoded in this window:
- a CDS encoding predicted protein; the protein is FQISELTALTSLNYSANFLNESLPTQIGLMTTLLEFSAFFNFQIGEIPTEIGNLVNLTTLRLDENVFTGAIPTELANIFALERLYLNNNALNGTIPNMLGDLNNLQEFYFNNNELAGKIPSQLERMSNLTDFVGFLNFLTGSIPEVFGSLSSLQRLDVSDNFLAGTLPAAIFSSETLQELDLARNTFLGGIPLVVINQSSLEIIDLQENQLTGTLSEAVGSLTALKSLLLNNNFLSGIVPAVPAALEQLHLGTNFFFGAIPSEIGSTTGLKQLRLDANTFNGTIPVEISLLGDLEVLNISGNSFFSGLPSQLGALSSLRELDVSASGLNGTIPAAFFSLSLLEKLSLADNALEGTIPTPARSASPTLLEMRLNNNKLRGSIPATIAGSTNLTLLDLSGNELTGDIPVEIYDVVELRDLNFGANLLFGPIPTQFGALTKLERLVIGPNFFSGTIPSEIGELLELVEFRMPTNFFNGTIPTEFGKLTKLTVLDLSNNLVDGTVPSQLGNITTLREVLLGVTGLSGSVP
- a CDS encoding homeobox protein (Similar to homeobox containing transcription factors), with the translated sequence LTQTKVQGASQAMLYATGITEEDLDKPQVGICSVWYEGNPCNMHLLDLSEKVKKGVEDASCVGYRFNTVGVSDGISMGTSGMRYSLQSRDLIADSMETTMGGQWYDGLIALPGCDKNMPGCIMAMGRLNRPGIMVYGGTIRAGKQPSTGNSLDIVSAFQSYGEYVYDKITEEERKEILQHACPGQGACGGMYTANTMATAIEALGMSLPYSSSSPADSKEKADECYRSGEAMYRLLELDLKPRDIMTKAAFENAMRMVMVTGGSTNAVLHLIAMSRSVQNPEVAITLEDFQRISNQTPFLADLKPSGKYVMEDVQNIGGTPGLIKFMIDNGLFDGSQMTVSGKTHAENLKDHPGLTPGQDIIRPLSDPVKKTGHLMMMYGNLCPGGGVAKITGKEGETFTGTARVYDNEQLMMRGLENKEIKAGDVVIIRYEGPKGGPGLPEMLTPTSAIMGAGLGDKVALLTDGRFSGGSHGFCIGHITPEAQVGGPIALVKNGDPIRIDARAEQRTIDLLISDEEWEKRRTEWTPPPLRATQGTLFKYIQCVATASEGCVTDE
- a CDS encoding predicted protein; this translates as MANSSPRLATQECYSLMSLISSSVEPTVSCSIEALREVSHAKETFDWSDYPVVGEDTIMINSTPSQSYFKSTIYEERLTPTSRSRSPPPSPTSSRMFPFSDETSSKPFVQELEKRIDSKKVAFSDILEIRTHEIVLGDHPCCLGGMALQCDWSHTDLEIVDFEMHERVGSKRRNADLRLSYGERRHRLQEVTGLSGAQLLQQEYALVCAAKGYTMTPLTVSSRQSLALACGH
- the Cbs gene encoding predicted protein (cystathionine beta-synthase), whose translation is MDRICDDILEAIGGTPLVRLNHVGADLPCELLAKCEFFNAGGSVKDRIGRQMVLDAEKAGKIKPGDTLIEPTSGNTGIGLALTAAVRGYRCIITMPEKMSKEKVDVLKALGAEIIRTPTEAAYDAPDSHISVARRLQSEIPNSHILDQYSNPSNPNAHYYGTAEEILRQTGGKVDMLVAGAGTGGTLTGIAKRLKEHNPDIQIIGVDPEGSILAIPDSLNDKRRLESYHVEGIGYDFIPNVLDRSVVDHWYKSNDAESFVAMRRLIREEGLLCGGSCGAAVAGALKAARSLKAGQRCVIILPDSVRNYMSKGLNDDWVRDNGFADGKIIKAKSYSSWWATKRVCDLNLSIPLTITSDVSCKDAILLLKREGFDMVPVLDDGNVVGVVTEGNMTSKLLLGRCDPDTSVADAGVIYHTFHKFSMSDTLDELAQALDHDPFALIVTEQLSGIVSRIDLLDFISSDAKHELEK